A window of the Miscanthus floridulus cultivar M001 chromosome 14, ASM1932011v1, whole genome shotgun sequence genome harbors these coding sequences:
- the LOC136503204 gene encoding uncharacterized mitochondrial protein AtMg00810-like codes for MGHLHHFMGGSVKRRGDSLFLSQRQYMLDILDHAGMSHCKPSSTPVDTHSKLSADGVSVADPSQYRSLAEALQYLTFTRPDIAYAVQQVCLYMHDPREPHLSALKRILRYLQGTLDLGLHLHWTSPADLTVYTDADWAGCPDTHKSTSGYAVFLRDNLISWSSKRQPTLSRSSAEAEYRAVANGVAEACWLRQLLIELRYPLRRATVVYCDNVSAVYLSTNPVQHQRTKHIEIDLHFVRERVALGEVHVLHVLTWSQYADIRVHGV; via the coding sequence ATGGGGCATCTTCACCATTTTATGGGTGGCAGTGTTAAGCGCAGAGGTGATAGTTTATTTCTATCTCAGAGACAGTACATGCTGGACATTCTGGACCACGCCGGTATGAGTCACTGCAAGCCAAGCAGCACTCCTGTGGACACTCACTCCAAGCTTTCTGCTGATGGTGTTTCAGTCGCTGATCCAAGTCAGTATCGCAGTCTTGCCGAGGCTCttcagtacctcaccttcaccaGACCAGACATTGCGTATGCTGTTCAGCAGGTCTGCCTGTACATGCATGACCCCCGGGAACCTCATTTGAGCGCTCTGAAGCGCATTCTCCGGTACCTTCAAGGTACATTGGATCTCGGTCTACACCTCCACTGGACCTCTCCAGCTGATCTCACTGTTTACACCGATGCAGATTGGGCGGGCTGTCCTGACACACACAAATCCACCTCAGGTTATGCAGTTTTTCTCAGGGACAATCTCATCTCTTGGTCGTCCAAGCGTCAGCCTACATTGTCTCGGTCCAGTGCAGAGGCGGAATATCGAGCAGTCGCGAATGGAGTCGCCGAAGCCTGTTGGTTGCGCCAACTTCTGATAGAGCTTCGCTACCCACTCCGTCGTGCTACAGTGGTCTACTGCGATAATGTCAGCGCCgtttacctctccaccaacccggTTCAGCATCAGCGAACCAAGCATATTGAGATCGACCTGCACTTCGTTAGAGAACGAGTCGCCCTCGGTGAAGTCCACGTCCTGCACGTTCTCACTTGGTCCCAGTACGCCGACATCCGTGTTCACGGAGTTTAG